The proteins below are encoded in one region of Streptomyces roseirectus:
- a CDS encoding helix-turn-helix domain-containing protein gives MSEPRSAPTVGQVVLGRRLLDLRERAGLKREEAAKVLRVAPATIRRMETAEVALKIPYLQLLLKAYGVDWDEADAFVRLAEDANKPGWWQRYHDVLPGWFSMHVSLEGAASLIRQYEPHFVPGLLQTEDYARGVLTSGAIGRTRPEDIDRLVALRMRRQDLLTRPDAPRVWAVMDETALRRAVGGPEVMRAQIDRLLDATKLPNVVLQIAPFANGPHPGTYGPFVLFRFAMPELPDMVYSEYLTGAVYLDAREEVATHLEVMDRMAAQSATAHRTKEILRDLRKEL, from the coding sequence GTGAGCGAGCCGCGGTCCGCGCCGACCGTGGGACAGGTCGTCCTCGGCCGGCGCCTGCTGGACCTGCGGGAGCGCGCCGGGCTCAAGCGCGAGGAGGCCGCCAAGGTCCTGCGCGTCGCGCCCGCCACGATCCGCCGGATGGAGACCGCCGAGGTCGCGCTCAAGATCCCGTACCTCCAACTGCTGCTCAAGGCGTACGGCGTCGACTGGGACGAGGCCGACGCGTTCGTGCGACTGGCCGAGGACGCCAACAAGCCGGGCTGGTGGCAGCGTTACCACGACGTCCTGCCCGGCTGGTTCTCCATGCACGTCAGCCTGGAGGGCGCGGCGTCCCTGATCCGCCAGTACGAGCCGCACTTCGTCCCCGGACTGCTCCAGACCGAGGACTACGCGCGCGGGGTGCTCACCTCGGGCGCGATCGGCCGGACGCGGCCGGAAGACATCGATCGGCTGGTCGCCCTGCGCATGCGCCGCCAGGATCTGCTCACCCGTCCCGACGCGCCCCGCGTGTGGGCGGTCATGGACGAGACGGCGCTGCGCCGCGCGGTCGGCGGCCCGGAGGTGATGCGCGCGCAGATCGACAGGCTGCTCGACGCCACGAAGCTGCCCAACGTGGTGCTCCAGATCGCCCCGTTCGCCAACGGGCCGCATCCGGGCACGTACGGGCCCTTCGTGCTGTTCCGATTCGCCATGCCGGAGCTTCCGGACATGGTCTACAGCGAGTACCTGACCGGCGCCGTCTATCTCGACGCGCGCGAGGAGGTGGCGACCCACCTCGAAGTCATGGACCGCATGGCGGCTCAGTCCGCTACGGCACATCGCACGAAGGAGATCCTCCGGGATCT